The Raphanus sativus cultivar WK10039 chromosome 2, ASM80110v3, whole genome shotgun sequence genome includes a region encoding these proteins:
- the LOC108843336 gene encoding 1-deoxy-D-xylulose-5-phosphate synthase, chloroplastic-like, with amino-acid sequence MALSAFAFPSSYIVAKGVLTDNCKSNSLSSSSSRSLPTDLPSPCLRPNNSHSNRKVKVNASLVEKGEYYSNRPPTPLLDTINYPIHMKNLSIKELKQLSDELRSDVIFNVSKTGGHLGSSLGVVELTVALHYIFNTPQDKILWDVGHQSYPHKILTGRRGKMPTMRQTNGLSGFTKRGESEHDCFGTGHSSTTISAGLGMAVGRDLKGKSNNVIAVIGDGAMTAGQAYEAMNNAGYLDSDMIVILNDNKQVSLPTATLDGPSPPVGALSSALSRLQSNPALRELREVAKGVTKQIGGPMHQLAAKVDEYARGMISGTGSTLFEELGLYYIGPVDGHNIDDMVAILKEVKSARTTGPVLIHVVTEKGRGYPYAERADDKYHGVVKFDPATGKQFKSSNKTQSYTTYFAEALVAEAEVDKDVVAIHAAMGGGTGLNLFQRRFPTRCFDVGIAEQHAVTFAAGLACEGLKPFCAIYSSFMQRAYDQVVHDVDLQKLPVRFAMDRAGLVGADGPTHCGAFDVTFMACLPNMIVMAPSDEAELFNMVATASAIDDRPSCFRYPRGNGVGVALPPGNKGVPIEVGKGRILKEGERVALLGYGSAVQSCLGAAVMLQERGLNITVADARFCKPLDRALIRSLAKSHEVLITVEEGSIGGFGSHVVQFLALDGLLDGKLKWRPMVLPDRYIDHGSPADQMAEAGLMPSHIAATALSLIGAPWEALY; translated from the exons ATGGCTCTGTCTGCATTTGCTTTTCCTTCTTCTTACATAGTAGCCAAAGGTGTTTTAACAGATAATTGTAAATCAAAttctctgtcttcttcttcttctagatcTTTGCCTACAGATCTTCCATCACCATGTCTCAGACCCAACAACTCCCAT TCAAACAGAAAGGTAAAAGTGAATGCTTCACTTGTAGAGAAGGGTGAATATTACTCAAACAGACCACCAACTCCATTACTTGACACAATCAATTACCCAATCCACATGAAAAATCTTTCCATCAAg GAACTCAAACAACTTTCTGATGAGCTGAGATCAGATGTGATCTTCAATGTTTCAAAAACCGGTGGACATTTGGGGTCAAGTCTTGGTGTTGTGGAGCTCACTGTGGCTCTTCACTACATTTTCAACACTCCACAGGACAAGATTCTCTGGGATGTTGGTCATCAGTCTTACCCTCACAAGATTCTTACCGGGAGAAGAGGGAAGATGCCGACAATGAGGCAAACCAATGGTCTCTCTGGTTTCACCAAGCGAGGAGAGAGCGAGCATGATTGCTTTGGTACCGGACATAGCTCAACCACAATATCTGCTGGCTTAG GAATGGCTGTAGGAAGGGATTTGAAAGGGAAGAGCAACAATGTGATTGCTGTGATTGGTGATGGTGCTATGACAGCAGGGCAAGCTTATGAAGCAATGAACAACGCTGGATATCTAGACTCTGATATGATTGTCATTCTCAATGACAACAAGCAAGTCTCATTACCTACTGCTACTTTGGATGGACCAAGTCCACCTGTTGGAGCCTTGAGCAGTGCTCTTAGTCGGTTGCAGTCAAACCcagctctcagagagttgagaGAAGTCGCAAAGGGTGTGACAAAGCAAATAGGCGGGCCAATGCACCAGTTGGCTGCTAAGGTTGATGAGTATGCTCGTGGAATGATAAGTGGGACTGGTTCTACACTGTTTGAAGAACTTGGTCTCTACTATATTGGTCCGGTTGATGGGCACAACATAGATGATATGGTAGCCATTCTTAAAGAAGTTAAGAGTGCCAGAACCACAGGACCTGTACTCATTCATGTTGTAACTGAGAAGGGCCGTGGTTATCCTTACGCAGAGAGAGCTGATGACAAGTACCATG GTGTTGTGAAATTCGATCCAGCTACGGGTAAACAGTTCAAAAGTAGTAACAAGACTCAGTCTTACACAACTTACTTTGCTGAGGCTTTGGTCGCGGAAGCAGAGGTAGACAAAGACGTGGTGGCGATTCATGCCGCCATGGGAGGTGGGACTGGTTTAAACCTCTTCCAACGTCGCTTCCCGACAAGATGTTTTGATGTCGGCATAGCAGAACAGCATGCAGTTACTTTTGCTGCTGGGTTAGCATGTGAAGGCCTTAAGCCCTTCTGTGCAATCTATTCATCTTTCATGCAGCGTGCTTATGACCAG GTTGTACATGATGTTGATCTGCAGAAACTACCGGTGAGATTTGCAATGGATAGAGCTGGACTTGTGGGAGCTGATGGTCCAACACATTGTGGAGCTTTCGATGTGACGTTTATGGCTTGTCTTCCTAACATGATAGTAATGGCTCCATCCGATGAAGCTGAGCTCTTCAACATGGTGGCAACCGCATCTGCTATTGATGACCGTCCTTCTTGTTTCCGTTACCCTAGAGGTAACGGTGTTGGGGTCGCACTACCTCCAGGAAACAAAGGTGTTCCAATTGAAGTCGGGAAAGGTAGGATCTTAAAAGAAGGAGAGAGGGTTGCGTTGTTGGGTTATGGCTCAGCGGTTCAGAGCTGTTTAGGAGCAGCGGTGATGCTCCAAGAACGTGGACTGAACATAACCGTAGCGGATGCACGTTTCTGCAAGCCGTTGGACCGTGCTCTTATCCGCAGCTTGGCTAAGTCGCACGAGGTACTGATCACGGTTGAAGAAGGTTCCATTGGCGGGTTTGGATCCCACGTTGTTCAGTTTCTTGCTCTTGATGGTCTTCTCGATGGGAAGCTCAAg TGGAGACCAATGGTGTTGCCTGATCGGTACATCGACCACGGCTCACCAGCTGACCAAATGGCTGAAGCTGGACTCATGCCATCTCATATCGCAGCAACTGCACTTAGCTTAATCGGAGCACCATGGGAAGCTCTGTACTGA
- the LOC108843338 gene encoding uncharacterized protein LOC108843338 → MTCSIRFSCSALPHDIILKIGSYLQATDLCALSSCSRFWRDLCGSDILWEPLFKERWPLLSTFDGDNTLFPDAQTDDETSQKWRRVYVMQHMEMASRASEVIAFVTEWPAALSLEASEYLHAVETMSSMRLGFRDVELFLFKPNLSVLLNLVGLIYCIKHLKPREQVLDAMRRCGVSEQLVWVKWLTLGRWSRGRRMRDETVSRQVCLADVVTGKEETVLRVLQRGVVHEVLRVCVSTVDLVCTPCTSSTIRNY, encoded by the exons atGACTTGTTCAATTCGATTTTCTTGTAGCGCTCTCCCACACGACATAATCTTGAAGATCGGATCTTATCTTCAG GCGACTGATCTTTGCGCACTCAGTAGCTGTTCTAGGTTCTGGAGAGACCTATGTGGTTCTGATATCTTATGGGAACCTCTGTTTAAAGAAAGATGGCCCTTGTTGTCCACTTTTGATGGAGACAATACTCTGTTTCCTGATGCACAAACCGATGATGAAACTTCTCAG AAATGGAGAAGAGTTTACGTGATGCAGCACATGGAAATGGCATCTAGAGCTTCCGAGGTGATTGCATTTGTTACCGAGTGGCCTGCCGCGTTATCTCTAGAGGCCAGCGAGTATCTCCACGCGGTCGAAACCATGAGCTCGATGCGGTTAGGGTTTCGAGATGTGGAGCTGTTTCTCTTCAAACCGAACTTGAGCGTTCTGCTCAACCTGGTCGGGCTCATCTACTGTATAAAACACCTGAAACCGAGGGAGCAAGTTTTGGATGCGATGAGGCGATGTGGAGTCTCGGAGCAGCTGGTTTGGGTGAAATGGTTGACGTTAGGTCGATGGTCACGTGGGAGACGAATGAGGGACGAGACAGTTTCGCGTCAGGTGTGTCTGGCTGATGTTGTAACGGGGAAAGAAGAAACGGTTCTTCGAGTGCTGCAACGAGGAGTTGTTCACGAAGTTCTACGTGTTTGTGTCTCAACGGTAGATCTTGTTTGCACCCCTTGCACCAGTAGCACCATCAGAAACTACTAA
- the LOC108842665 gene encoding probable helicase MAGATAMA 3, with product MTIEKGKVREEEEASAVARFHKIILGWDYTQLIKENDVKKKEDTKAKLSVVKNTYKDVDDYYEAFEPLLFEEVKAQILQKQDAEEASEPIMRLVMECREADGFHILLVTYKDGEREKEKEMENKSLAQNDLLLLSKEQVTGSSFPKSYGFAVVENLTKDRIRLRMYLAEEVVQITKKMKSSRTKPFIKSLSNIRSHITSSADPRDKSVFTLKLCSLSTIIREYTALRSISSLPFKDLIFTAAEKSCAFGDDAWKISGPLHDYFTENLNKSQMEAIDVGLSRRSFVLIQGPPGTGKTQTILSILGAIMHATPARIQSKENELKRRVQMTTEEKYNHWALASPWILGVNPRDAIMPEDGDDGFFPTSGNEMKPEVVEANRKYRIRVLVCAPSNSALDEIVLRLMTTGLRDENAQKYPPSMVRIGLKHHHSVDAVSLDNLLNKRRGSTIDKSKQGTTGTDDDSLRTSIVEESAIVFSTLSFSGTPLIAKSNRGFDVVIIDEAAQAVEPATLIPLATKCKQVFLVGDPKQLAATVISTVAQASGYGTSMFERLQKAGYPVNMLKTQYRMHPEIRSFPSKEFYEDALEDGDDIEGQTTRDWHKYRCFGPFCFFDIHEGKESQHPGATGSRVNLDEVEFVLLIYQKLVTMYPELKSSSQLAIISPYSFQVKTFKSRFKEMFGEDAAKKMVDINTIDGFQGREKDVAIFSCVRANDKGGIGFLANSRRMNVAITRAKSSVLVVGSAATLKNDPLWKNLVESAEKRNRLFKVSKPMNDFFSEENLETMKVTEDMDIPDGPGFEDEAPPPVTNLGGDDDNDFGDGDQDDAAFAEDD from the exons atGACCATTGAGAAGGGGAAGGttcgagaagaagaagaagcatcaGCTGTTGCTCGTTTCCATAAGATTATTTTGGGATGGGACTATACACAGCTTATAAAAGAGAATGATGTGAAGAAAAAGGAGGATACTAAAGCCAAGTTGAGTGTTGTGAAGAATACTTACAAAGATGTTGATGACTATTATGAGGCCTTTGAGCCGCTCCTCTTTGAGGAAGTTAAAGCTCAAATCTTGCAGAAACAAGATGCTGAAGAAG CATCGGAGCCTATAATGAGATTGGTAATGGAGTGCCGCGAGGCTGATGGGTTTCACATTCTGCTCGTCACTTACAAAGACGGGGAaagggagaaggagaaggagatggagaaTAAGTCTCTTGCTCAAAATGATCTCTTATTGCTATCAAAAGAACAG gttacAGGGAGTTCATTTCCTAAATCTTATGGGTTTGCTGTTGTGGAAAACCTTACAAAGGATCGTATTCGACTTCGGATGTATTTAGCTGAAGAGGTGGTGCAGATAACCAAAAAGATGAAATCCTCTAGAACAAAGCCCTTTATCAAATCTCTCTCAAATATACGTTCTCATATTACATCTTCTGCCGACCCCAGAGATAAAAGTGTGTTCACTTTAAAG TTATGTAGTTTGTCAACCATAATTCGGGAATATACTGCACTACGATCGATCAGTTCGCTTCCTTTCAAGGATTTAATCTTTACTGCAGCAGAAAAATCTTGTGCTTTTGGAGATGATGCTTGGAAAATATCTGGACCTCTGCATGATTACTTTACCGAGAATCTTAATAAATCTCAAATGGAGGCAATTGAT GTTGGTCTATCAAGAAGATCCTTTGTCTTGATACAG GGTCCTCCAGGAACTGGGAAAACTCAGACGATTCTTAGCATTCTTGGTGCCATTATGCATGCCACTCCAGCACGGATTCAATCTAA GGAGAATGAGCTAAAGCGTCGAGTTCAGATGACCACTGAGGAGAA ATATAATCACTGGGCATTAGCGTCTCCTTGGATTTTGGGTGTCAACCCACGAGATGCTATCATGCCTGAAGATGGCGATGATGGTTTTTTCCCGACCTCAGGAAACGAGATG AAACCAGAGGTGGTTGAGGCAAATCGGAAGTATAGGATACGTGTACTTGTATGTGCTCCATCAAACTCTGCACTCGATGAGATTGTGTTGCGTCTTATGACTACGG GTCTGCGCGACGAAAACGCGCAGAAATACCCACCCTCAATGGTTCGAATTGGTCTCAAGCATCATCACTCCGTCGACGCAGTATCGCTTGATAACCTC CTGAATAAAAGGCGTGGCTCAACCATTGATAAATCAAAACAAGGAACCACAGGAACTGATGATGATAGCCTCCGCACTTCAATAGTGGAAGAGTCTGCAATT GTTTTTTCTACGCTTAGTTTCAGTGGGACACCACTTATCGCTAAATCAAACCGTGGTTTCGATGTCGTTATCATAGATGAAGCTGCACAAGCT GTTGAGCCGGCAACTCTTATCCCCTTGGCCACTAAGTGCAAACAAGTATTTCTG GTAGGGGATCCAAAACAACTCGCAGCTACTGTAATCTCAACTGTTGCTCAGGCTTCTGG CTACGGCACAAGCATGTTCGAGAGACTTCAAAAGGCTGGCTATCCGGTGAACATGTTGAAAACCCAATACCGGATGCATCCAGAG ATAAGAAGCTTTCCGTCAAAGGAATTCTATGAAGATGCACTGGAAGATGGAGATGACATTGAAGGCCAGACAACTCGTGACTGGCATAAATACCGTTGCTTTGGTCCGTTTTGCTTTTTTGATATACATGAAGGGAAAGAGTCTCAACATCCAGGAGCAACTGGTTCTCGTGTAAATCTAGACGAGGTGGAATTTGTTCTTCTCATCTACCAAAAACTTGTTACCATGTACCCGGAGCTCAAGTCAAGTTCTCAGCTAGCTATTATATCTCCTTATAGCTTCCAAGTTAAAACTTTCAAATCTCGGTTTAAGGAGATGTTTGGTGAAGATGCAGCAAAGAAAATGGTTGATATCAACACTATTGATGGGTTCCAG GGAAGGGAGAAGGATGTAGCAATATTCTCATGCGTTAGAGCTAACGATAAAGGAGGAATTGGTTTTCTTGCTAATTCTCGGCGTATGAATGTTGCGATTACACGAGCGAAGTCTTCTGTTTTG GTTGTTGGTTCAGCTGCAACATTAAAGAATGATCCGCTCTGGAAGAACCTTGTAGAAAGTGCTGAGAAGAGAAACCGATTGTTCAAG GTATCCAAGCCAATGAATGATTTCTTCAGCGAAGAGAATCTAGAGACGATGAAAGTGACGGAGGACATGGATATTCCTGACGGACCAGGGTTTGAAGATGAAGCTCCTCCTCCAGTTACAAATTTGGGTGGAGATGATGATAATGACTTTGGTGATGGTGATCAGGACGATGCAGCCTTCGCCGAGGATGACTAA